One window of the Anoplolepis gracilipes chromosome 9, ASM4749672v1, whole genome shotgun sequence genome contains the following:
- the LOC140669651 gene encoding KRAB-A domain-containing protein 2-like, with protein sequence MVIEPLLFKKIHACAQVDLIDMQTCSDRNFKYILNYQDHLTKFVILRPIQMKTAEKVAHILLDIFCILGASSVLQSDNGREFANRVIEELKVTWSELSIVHSKPRHSHSQGSVERANQDVQKILFAWMEDNKTNH encoded by the coding sequence atggtgATAGAACCATTACTGTTTAAAAAGATTCACGCATGCGCACAAGTTGATCTTATCGACATGCAGACGTGTTCCGATCgtaattttaagtatattttgaaCTATCAAGATCATCTAACGAAATTCGTAATTTTACGTCCTATACAAATGAAGACCGCAGAAAAAGTAGCTCACATTCTTctagatattttttgtattttgggTGCCTCTTCAGTGCTTCAATCAGACAATGGCAGAGAATTCGCCAACCGCGTCATTGAAGAATTGAAAGTCACATGGTCTGAGTTATCAATAGTACACAGCAAACCACGGCATTCCCATAGCCAGGGTAGCGTAGAGCGAGCAAATCAAGATGTacagaaaattttgtttgcgTGGATGGAGGATAACAAGACCAATCATTGA